A genome region from Cognatishimia activa includes the following:
- the cobG gene encoding precorrin-3B synthase has protein sequence MSRPVAKGWCPGAYRPMMSGDGLVVRIRPVFGRMTRDQVIGLCDVSQRFGSGVIDLTSRANVQIRGVSERDHETLLEALNGLDLLPDDPDLEARRNILLPFDWRAGDASHVIARNLMARLHELPNLPAKFGMAIDAGPAPILTKASADIRVEAADTGLILRADGAATGRPVTVDSAVDAIIDLATWFAGHATGEMRRMKSLLATQELASVWQQVAPRATRIKDTPGPYAYGQIMGAPFGQIDANALRDLIETNGATALRTTPWRLFLLEDAVPCETTDFITSADDPRLTVDACPGAPMCRSASVQTRDLASSLAGMTNKRIHISGCSKGCARARPSGLTLVGRDGMFDLVKDGHAWDAPTLTGLSPDDLKTRIGEF, from the coding sequence GTGCCTATAGGCCGATGATGTCGGGCGACGGGCTTGTGGTGCGGATCCGGCCCGTTTTTGGGCGCATGACGCGCGATCAGGTGATTGGCCTGTGTGACGTGTCACAACGTTTCGGCTCGGGGGTCATCGACCTGACCAGCCGCGCAAATGTGCAGATCCGAGGCGTGTCAGAGCGCGATCACGAAACGCTTTTGGAGGCACTAAACGGTCTAGACCTCTTGCCTGATGATCCAGACCTTGAGGCCCGCCGCAATATTCTGCTGCCCTTTGACTGGCGCGCTGGGGACGCGAGTCATGTGATTGCGCGAAACCTCATGGCCCGCTTGCATGAATTGCCAAACTTGCCCGCCAAGTTCGGAATGGCGATTGACGCAGGTCCCGCCCCCATCTTGACGAAAGCCTCCGCTGACATCCGTGTAGAAGCTGCTGACACGGGCCTCATCCTCCGCGCTGATGGAGCTGCGACTGGCAGGCCTGTTACAGTCGATTCCGCGGTAGATGCTATTATTGACCTCGCGACGTGGTTCGCTGGCCATGCAACGGGCGAAATGCGCCGCATGAAGTCTCTGTTAGCCACTCAAGAGCTCGCTTCAGTTTGGCAGCAAGTCGCGCCACGTGCAACGCGTATCAAAGACACGCCGGGCCCTTACGCCTATGGGCAGATAATGGGCGCTCCCTTTGGTCAGATTGACGCCAACGCCCTTCGCGATCTCATCGAGACCAACGGGGCAACCGCACTGCGCACGACCCCGTGGCGGCTGTTTCTTCTGGAAGACGCAGTGCCCTGCGAGACCACGGATTTCATCACATCCGCTGACGATCCACGCCTGACTGTGGACGCATGCCCGGGGGCTCCGATGTGCCGTTCGGCCTCGGTTCAGACCCGCGACCTCGCCAGCTCACTCGCCGGCATGACCAACAAACGCATCCACATCAGCGGCTGTTCCAAAGGCTGCGCCCGCGCGCGACCCTCTGGCCTGACATTGGTGGGCCGCGACGGCATGTTTGACCTTGTGAAAGACGGCCACGCATGGGATGCCCCGACCTTAACGGGCCTCAGCCCTGACGACCTAAAGACCCGCATCGGAGAGTTTTGA
- a CDS encoding precorrin-8X methylmutase, whose translation MPYEYEKNGQAIYDESFATIRREAALDGFDKDEEQVVVRMIHAAGMVGLEKHVKFTPGMVTAARTAMEGGAPIFCDARMVSEGVTRPRLPADNEVICTLHADGIYELAKEIGNTRSAAALEHWRDRLGGAIVAIGNAPTALFHLLNMLEDPTCPRPAAIIGCPVGFIGAAESKDALWNDQPVPCMIVEGRLGGSAMTVAAINAIASRKE comes from the coding sequence ATGCCTTACGAATACGAGAAAAACGGCCAAGCCATCTATGACGAAAGCTTTGCCACCATCCGCCGCGAGGCCGCCCTTGATGGCTTTGACAAGGACGAAGAACAGGTCGTCGTGCGCATGATCCACGCCGCTGGCATGGTCGGGCTAGAAAAACACGTCAAATTCACCCCCGGCATGGTCACCGCAGCCCGCACTGCGATGGAAGGTGGCGCGCCGATCTTTTGTGACGCACGCATGGTCTCTGAGGGCGTGACCCGCCCGCGCCTGCCCGCGGACAATGAGGTGATCTGCACCCTGCACGCAGACGGCATCTATGAGCTCGCCAAAGAGATCGGCAACACCCGCTCCGCTGCAGCCCTTGAACATTGGCGCGACCGCTTGGGCGGCGCGATTGTGGCGATTGGCAACGCGCCGACGGCACTCTTCCACCTCCTGAACATGCTTGAAGACCCGACCTGCCCGCGCCCTGCCGCCATCATCGGTTGCCCCGTTGGCTTCATCGGAGCCGCCGAGTCCAAAGACGCGCTTTGGAATGACCAGCCGGTACCCTGCATGATCGTCGAAGGCCGTCTGGGTGGATCCGCCATGACCGTCGCCGCGATCAACGCCATCGCCAGCCGCAAGGAATAG
- the cobI gene encoding precorrin-2 C(20)-methyltransferase — translation MTGTIYGIGLGPGDQDLMSVKTDRLLRNARHVAFFRKAGRKGQARQIVEGMIPEGATEFPMEYPVTTEIPLTDPRYNEILSAFYKEITDHLIALAQSGEDVVVLCEGDPFFYGSFMHIYTRVKDVVPVEVVPAITGMSGAWTATGAPITWGDDVLTVIMGTHSEEKLVEHIQLTDALVIMKIGTNFDKVVRALKAGGKYDDAYLVQFATMPKQTVCKLSEMTEKVTPYFSIIIVHGQGRRP, via the coding sequence ATGACAGGAACCATCTATGGCATCGGCCTTGGCCCGGGCGATCAGGACTTGATGAGCGTCAAAACCGACCGCCTCTTGCGCAACGCGCGCCATGTGGCCTTCTTCCGCAAAGCGGGTCGCAAAGGCCAAGCGCGCCAGATCGTTGAGGGCATGATCCCCGAAGGCGCAACCGAGTTCCCAATGGAGTATCCGGTCACAACCGAGATTCCTCTGACCGACCCGCGCTACAATGAGATCCTCTCAGCCTTTTACAAAGAGATCACCGACCATCTGATCGCGTTGGCGCAATCGGGCGAAGACGTGGTGGTGCTCTGCGAAGGTGACCCGTTCTTCTATGGCTCCTTCATGCATATCTACACGCGCGTCAAAGACGTGGTCCCTGTCGAGGTCGTGCCTGCGATCACCGGAATGTCCGGCGCTTGGACAGCCACTGGTGCGCCGATCACATGGGGTGACGACGTTCTGACCGTGATCATGGGTACCCATTCCGAGGAAAAACTGGTCGAGCATATCCAGCTGACGGACGCCCTCGTGATCATGAAGATCGGCACGAATTTCGACAAAGTGGTGCGTGCGCTGAAAGCAGGTGGCAAATACGACGACGCCTATCTGGTGCAATTCGCGACCATGCCGAAACAGACGGTCTGCAAACTCTCTGAGATGACGGAAAAGGTCACGCCCTATTTCTCGATCATCATCGTCCATGGTCAGGGTCGCCGCCCATGA
- the cobJ gene encoding precorrin-3B C(17)-methyltransferase — translation MSGSVVIAGLGPGNDALVTPEVTEALAKATDIVGYIPYVARVAERPGLTLHPSDNRVEIDRSRHALEMASEGKHVVVVSSGDPGVFAMAAAVLEAVEHGEPAWRDIDIQILPGITAMLAASAACGAPLGHDFCAINLSDNMKPWDLIEKRLRLAAEADFAMAFYNPRSKSRPEGFGKAVKALQEACGDDRPMIFARNVSRPDQTIKIVPLTEVTEDMADMRTVVLLGNSQTRLIERCNADPLIYTPRSVEG, via the coding sequence ATGAGCGGATCTGTCGTGATCGCGGGCCTCGGGCCGGGCAATGATGCGCTCGTGACGCCAGAAGTTACCGAGGCGCTTGCCAAAGCCACTGATATCGTCGGCTATATCCCCTATGTGGCGCGTGTGGCGGAACGCCCGGGGCTGACCCTGCACCCGTCGGACAATCGCGTCGAGATCGACCGGTCTCGGCATGCCTTAGAGATGGCATCCGAGGGTAAGCACGTGGTTGTCGTGTCCTCTGGAGATCCTGGCGTCTTCGCCATGGCTGCCGCCGTTTTGGAAGCGGTCGAACACGGAGAGCCCGCGTGGCGCGACATCGATATTCAGATTCTGCCCGGCATTACGGCGATGCTCGCGGCGTCGGCAGCCTGCGGCGCGCCTTTGGGGCATGATTTCTGCGCAATCAACCTCAGCGACAATATGAAACCTTGGGACTTGATCGAAAAACGCCTGCGGCTGGCGGCGGAGGCAGATTTCGCGATGGCTTTCTATAATCCGCGCTCCAAATCGCGGCCCGAAGGCTTTGGCAAAGCGGTCAAGGCGCTCCAAGAAGCCTGTGGCGACGACCGTCCCATGATCTTTGCGCGCAATGTCAGCCGTCCGGATCAGACGATCAAGATCGTGCCTTTAACCGAGGTCACTGAAGATATGGCCGACATGCGCACGGTCGTCTTGCTTGGCAACTCGCAAACCCGATTGATTGAACGCTGCAACGCGGACCCGCTGATCTATACGCCGCGTTCGGTCGAGGGTTAG
- a CDS encoding cobalt-precorrin-6A reductase: MSTHLLILGGTTEASALARAVAEAGIPATFSYAGRVDKPKTQPIPQRVGGFGGVAGLVAYLREHNITHVVDATHPFAAQMSWNAFHACAEAGVELMALTRPAWRAAAGDQWTHVPDISGAVAALEGAPKRIMLALGRMHVEDFAAQPQHHYVLRLVDAPSVAPSLPSHSVVVARGPFDVAGDIALFKEHAVDIVVCKNAGGIGAEAKIHAARALGLPVVMIDRPALPARREGATVEAVLEWLAQS, encoded by the coding sequence ATGTCGACACATCTCCTTATTCTGGGCGGCACCACCGAGGCGAGCGCATTGGCGCGTGCGGTGGCCGAGGCAGGCATCCCCGCGACCTTCAGTTATGCGGGCCGCGTGGACAAGCCCAAGACCCAACCGATCCCGCAGCGTGTCGGAGGCTTTGGTGGCGTGGCGGGTCTGGTGGCCTACCTGCGAGAGCATAACATCACCCATGTCGTTGATGCCACGCACCCTTTTGCCGCGCAAATGAGCTGGAACGCCTTTCATGCCTGCGCAGAGGCTGGCGTGGAGTTGATGGCCTTGACGCGCCCGGCTTGGAGAGCCGCGGCGGGAGACCAATGGACCCATGTGCCGGATATTTCTGGCGCGGTTGCCGCGTTGGAAGGGGCGCCCAAACGGATCATGCTGGCGCTGGGCCGGATGCATGTTGAGGACTTTGCGGCCCAGCCGCAACATCATTATGTGTTGCGTTTGGTCGATGCGCCGAGTGTCGCACCGAGCTTGCCCAGTCACAGCGTTGTCGTGGCGCGAGGCCCCTTTGATGTGGCAGGCGACATCGCCTTGTTCAAAGAGCACGCCGTCGACATCGTCGTTTGCAAAAACGCGGGCGGCATTGGGGCTGAAGCCAAAATCCATGCCGCGCGGGCGCTGGGTCTGCCGGTTGTGATGATTGATAGACCTGCGCTCCCAGCGCGCCGAGAGGGCGCGACTGTGGAGGCTGTGTTGGAGTGGTTGGCGCAAAGCTAA
- the cbiE gene encoding precorrin-6y C5,15-methyltransferase (decarboxylating) subunit CbiE: MADAKPWLTIVGLGEDGPEGLSAASLAALQEAEVIMGAKRHLGLLPDVSAELVEWPVPFADGLTILHGFKGRQTVALASGDPFWHGAGSAITRALDPSEWRALPGNGMLSLAAARLGWPLETTPSFGLHAAPCARLRPHLASGQKILATLRDGDAVNQLAQWLTDQGFGATQIHVLQALGGPRERVFTVRADEGTNEAVHPVSVGLEIAGNGASIPLASGRPDALFDNDGQITKRPVRALTLSALAPKHGEHLWDIGGGSGSIAIEWLLSHPSLSATTFEINPDRAARIKENAGSFGLTLNVVSGAAPKTLEGQDAPDAIFIGGGISEEMLTWIWGNIPEGTRLVANGVTLEAEALIAKWHADKGGDLMRIELAQSNPLGTKRGWKSSYPIVQWSVTL; encoded by the coding sequence ATGGCTGACGCGAAACCTTGGTTGACCATTGTGGGTTTGGGCGAAGATGGCCCTGAAGGGCTGTCTGCGGCAAGCCTTGCGGCTTTGCAAGAGGCCGAGGTCATTATGGGCGCGAAACGGCATTTGGGTTTGCTGCCGGACGTCTCCGCAGAGCTGGTTGAATGGCCGGTGCCCTTTGCCGATGGCCTTACGATTTTGCATGGGTTCAAGGGCCGCCAGACGGTGGCCTTGGCCTCGGGCGATCCGTTCTGGCACGGCGCAGGCAGCGCGATCACCCGCGCACTTGATCCAAGCGAATGGCGCGCGCTGCCGGGCAACGGGATGCTCTCTTTGGCAGCGGCACGGCTGGGTTGGCCTTTGGAAACCACGCCGAGTTTCGGCCTGCATGCTGCCCCTTGTGCACGGCTCCGCCCGCATCTGGCATCCGGTCAAAAGATCCTCGCGACGTTGCGGGACGGGGACGCTGTGAACCAACTGGCGCAATGGCTCACGGACCAAGGCTTTGGCGCAACGCAGATTCATGTGCTACAGGCGCTCGGCGGCCCTCGCGAACGGGTCTTCACCGTCCGCGCCGATGAAGGCACCAATGAGGCCGTTCACCCCGTATCTGTTGGTCTTGAAATTGCGGGCAACGGCGCGTCGATCCCGCTCGCCTCTGGCCGCCCAGACGCTTTGTTTGACAACGACGGCCAGATCACCAAACGTCCCGTCCGCGCGCTGACCCTATCGGCCCTTGCGCCTAAACATGGCGAGCATCTCTGGGACATCGGCGGCGGGTCGGGCTCGATAGCGATTGAGTGGCTGCTAAGCCATCCATCCCTTTCGGCCACCACGTTCGAAATCAATCCAGACCGTGCAGCGCGGATCAAAGAGAACGCGGGCAGCTTTGGCCTAACTCTGAACGTAGTTTCAGGCGCAGCCCCGAAGACGCTTGAAGGACAAGACGCGCCCGATGCCATCTTTATCGGCGGCGGCATTTCCGAGGAAATGCTCACGTGGATCTGGGGCAATATCCCAGAAGGCACCCGCCTTGTCGCCAACGGTGTCACGCTCGAAGCCGAAGCTCTGATCGCCAAATGGCATGCCGACAAAGGCGGAGACCTCATGCGTATCGAACTTGCCCAATCCAACCCCTTGGGCACCAAACGCGGCTGGAAATCCAGCTACCCCATCGTGCAATGGAGCGTCACCCTATGA
- a CDS encoding cobalamin biosynthesis protein — MIVAGFGFRAGATKASLKNAYDRLGGGADLLAVPQDKAGALCIRQLAAELDLKVLPIDAEAMQAIETPTQAARVIEKRGTGSVAEACALAAAGAEGRLMAQRHISEDRMATCALAIKDDAT, encoded by the coding sequence ATGATCGTCGCAGGTTTCGGTTTCCGCGCAGGGGCTACGAAAGCCAGCCTGAAAAACGCCTATGACCGCCTCGGCGGCGGCGCGGATCTTTTGGCCGTACCGCAGGACAAGGCTGGCGCGCTTTGCATTCGCCAACTGGCCGCAGAGCTTGACCTCAAGGTTCTGCCCATCGATGCCGAAGCGATGCAGGCCATAGAAACCCCGACACAAGCCGCCCGCGTGATCGAAAAACGCGGCACCGGCAGCGTTGCCGAGGCTTGCGCTCTGGCGGCGGCTGGCGCAGAAGGGCGGCTTATGGCGCAGCGCCATATTTCAGAGGACCGCATGGCCACATGCGCCCTCGCCATCAAGGACGACGCGACATGA
- the cobM gene encoding precorrin-4 C(11)-methyltransferase — protein MTVHFIGAGPGAADLITLRGRDLIAACPVCLYAGSLVPEALLSHCPEGARIVNTAPMDLDAIVAECKAATEADQDVARLHSGDLSVWSAMGEQLRRLRAEGIPVSVTPGVPSFAAAAAALETELTLPGLAQSVILTRTPGRASTMPEGETLTNFAATGATLAIHLSIGNLDNVIADLTPAYGETCPVAVVYRASWPDQQIIRTTLASLKADVPEHVSRTALILVGPALAGEGFEESCLYAHDYDRRYRPQTAESPWASWQHGDD, from the coding sequence ATGACCGTGCATTTTATCGGCGCAGGCCCGGGGGCCGCAGATTTGATCACCCTTCGGGGCCGCGATCTGATCGCTGCCTGCCCTGTGTGCCTTTACGCGGGATCTCTCGTGCCAGAGGCTCTGTTGTCCCATTGCCCAGAGGGCGCACGGATTGTGAACACCGCGCCGATGGATCTCGATGCGATTGTGGCCGAGTGCAAAGCGGCGACTGAGGCAGACCAAGACGTGGCGCGTCTCCATTCCGGAGACCTCTCGGTTTGGTCCGCCATGGGCGAACAACTGCGCCGACTGCGCGCCGAGGGCATTCCGGTTTCTGTCACCCCGGGTGTGCCGAGTTTCGCGGCCGCCGCGGCGGCTTTGGAAACAGAACTCACGCTTCCGGGCCTCGCGCAATCGGTGATCCTGACCCGCACGCCGGGCCGCGCCTCGACCATGCCCGAAGGGGAGACTCTCACGAATTTCGCAGCCACCGGCGCGACATTGGCGATCCACCTGTCGATCGGCAATCTGGACAATGTGATCGCAGACCTCACCCCCGCCTATGGCGAGACCTGCCCCGTTGCCGTGGTCTATCGCGCCAGCTGGCCCGATCAACAGATCATCCGCACCACATTGGCAAGCCTCAAGGCGGATGTCCCTGAACATGTCAGCCGCACGGCGCTGATCCTTGTCGGCCCAGCACTCGCAGGCGAAGGCTTTGAGGAAAGCTGCCTCTACGCCCATGATTACGACCGCCGTTACCGTCCCCAGACCGCTGAAAGCCCCTGGGCCAGCTGGCAACATGGCGATGATTGA
- a CDS encoding cobyrinate a,c-diamide synthase, translating into MSFVPGLMISAPSSGTGKTTVMLGLLRALAEDGLKVQPFKSGPDYIDPAFHRAAAHRPSYNIDTWAMPESLIAGLSAQSDGAEIIVAEGSMGLFDGVATRGESGFGSSAETALMMGWPVVLVIDVGGQAQSAAATALGFKMYNPNLPFAGVILNRCASPRHERLARLGMDQAGINVLGVLPRRGDLALPERHLGLIQAVEHPDLEAAIAGYAAFLRENVDLEAIKKAAFEHSGPCPPTGDASLPKPPAQKIAMAQDAAFSFTYPHLVTGWRAAGAELVPFSPLADEAPAADADLVWLPGGYPELHAGKLAAATTYQTALRKHAETKPVHGECGGYMALGDVLIDKSGEKHQMAGLLGLVTSFEKRKFHLGYRQVSLKAPMLGYEAGQRLRGHEFHYTTILEEPDAPLAEVADADGNPVPETGSIKGNVTGTFFHMITEAKS; encoded by the coding sequence ATGAGTTTCGTCCCCGGATTGATGATTTCCGCGCCCTCCTCGGGCACCGGCAAAACAACCGTGATGCTCGGCCTTTTGCGTGCCTTGGCTGAGGATGGCCTTAAGGTGCAGCCGTTCAAATCCGGTCCTGACTACATCGACCCGGCTTTTCACCGCGCCGCCGCGCATCGGCCCAGCTATAACATCGACACTTGGGCCATGCCCGAAAGCCTGATCGCAGGGTTATCCGCGCAATCTGACGGCGCAGAGATCATCGTCGCCGAAGGCTCGATGGGGCTGTTTGATGGTGTCGCAACACGCGGCGAGTCTGGCTTTGGGTCCTCTGCCGAAACGGCCCTGATGATGGGCTGGCCCGTGGTTTTGGTGATCGACGTGGGTGGCCAAGCACAATCTGCCGCCGCCACCGCGCTCGGGTTCAAAATGTACAATCCGAATCTGCCCTTCGCCGGCGTGATCCTCAACCGTTGCGCCAGCCCGCGGCATGAACGTCTCGCGCGCCTTGGCATGGATCAGGCGGGCATCAACGTTCTGGGCGTCTTGCCCCGTCGCGGAGACCTCGCCCTGCCGGAACGCCACCTTGGTCTGATCCAAGCGGTCGAGCATCCCGATCTTGAAGCCGCCATCGCGGGCTATGCTGCGTTTTTGCGCGAGAACGTCGACCTGGAGGCAATCAAGAAAGCCGCCTTTGAGCATAGTGGCCCCTGCCCGCCCACAGGAGACGCCTCCCTCCCCAAACCGCCCGCACAGAAGATCGCCATGGCGCAAGACGCGGCCTTTTCTTTCACCTACCCGCATCTTGTCACTGGCTGGCGCGCAGCGGGCGCGGAACTGGTGCCATTTTCTCCGCTTGCCGACGAAGCCCCTGCCGCCGATGCCGATCTTGTCTGGCTGCCGGGCGGCTACCCAGAACTCCACGCAGGCAAGCTCGCCGCAGCAACCACCTATCAGACCGCCCTGCGCAAACACGCTGAAACCAAACCCGTCCATGGCGAATGCGGGGGCTACATGGCCTTGGGCGATGTTCTAATCGACAAGTCAGGCGAGAAACACCAGATGGCGGGCCTCTTGGGTCTTGTGACCTCTTTTGAGAAACGCAAGTTCCACTTGGGCTATCGTCAGGTCTCGCTCAAAGCGCCAATGCTTGGCTATGAAGCAGGTCAACGCCTGCGCGGGCACGAATTCCATTACACAACAATTCTAGAAGAACCCGACGCGCCACTGGCCGAGGTCGCGGATGCCGATGGCAATCCGGTGCCGGAAACCGGATCCATCAAGGGCAATGTCACGGGCACCTTCTTTCACATGATCACGGAAGCTAAGTCATGA
- the cobA gene encoding uroporphyrinogen-III C-methyltransferase, translating to MSGFVSFVSSGPGDPELLTLKAVDRLGKADAVLFDDLSAGPILEHARKDADLVGVGKRAGRPSPKQHHVSQLLVDYASQDAHVVRLKSGDSGIFGRLEEEITALKEAGIEYEIIPGVTSASAAAAAAGIPLTRRLVARRVQFVTGHDVAGALPGDLNLQALADPGATTVLFMPKRTFPELAEKLFASGLRRDCPALLAESVSHPEQTLQRSTMEELAAQLKEEISTAPGLILFGELAEA from the coding sequence ATGAGTGGTTTTGTCAGTTTCGTCAGCTCTGGTCCCGGAGACCCCGAGCTTTTAACCTTGAAGGCGGTGGACCGCTTGGGCAAAGCCGATGCCGTCCTGTTTGACGACCTTTCTGCAGGCCCCATCCTTGAACACGCGCGCAAGGACGCCGACCTTGTGGGCGTTGGGAAGCGCGCCGGTCGGCCTTCGCCGAAACAGCATCACGTCAGCCAGCTTTTGGTCGACTACGCTAGCCAGGACGCCCATGTGGTGCGCCTGAAATCCGGCGACAGCGGCATCTTTGGCCGCCTTGAAGAAGAGATTACCGCCCTCAAAGAAGCTGGCATCGAGTACGAAATCATCCCCGGCGTGACCTCGGCCTCGGCCGCCGCAGCCGCTGCTGGCATCCCCCTGACCCGCCGCCTTGTGGCGCGGCGTGTGCAGTTTGTAACGGGCCACGACGTGGCAGGTGCCCTCCCAGGAGACCTGAACCTGCAGGCTCTCGCCGACCCAGGCGCGACCACCGTTTTGTTCATGCCCAAGCGCACCTTCCCTGAACTGGCCGAAAAACTTTTTGCCAGCGGGTTGCGCCGCGACTGTCCGGCCCTTTTGGCCGAGAGCGTCAGCCATCCGGAACAGACCCTGCAGCGCAGCACCATGGAAGAGCTGGCGGCTCAGCTCAAAGAAGAGATCTCGACCGCGCCCGGCCTGATCCTGTTCGGCGAACTGGCGGAGGCCTAG
- the cobF gene encoding precorrin-6A synthase (deacetylating) yields MIELSLVGIGSGNPEHLTLEAIRVLEEADLILLPRKGDEKTELADLRRDIVADILKTRPKVVEFDYPVRDAKTPKYLDGVNTWHDALAEIWTGLIEEHGSSNAKVALMVWGDPSLYDSTLRIAERVATKGISLNTRVVPGITSLQMLTAAHAIPLNTLGAPVQITTGRQLRDHGWPESVDTLAVMLDGECSFQHVLDVPATIYWGGYVGMPQQILRSGELSDQCDEIIETRAKARAENGWIMDIYLLRRTA; encoded by the coding sequence ATGATCGAGCTGTCTCTGGTCGGCATCGGCTCGGGCAATCCCGAGCATCTGACGCTGGAAGCGATCCGCGTGTTGGAAGAGGCCGACCTGATCCTATTGCCGCGCAAAGGAGACGAAAAGACAGAGCTTGCGGACCTGCGTCGCGATATCGTTGCCGATATCTTGAAAACAAGGCCCAAGGTCGTGGAGTTCGACTATCCAGTGCGCGATGCCAAGACGCCGAAATATCTGGATGGTGTGAACACTTGGCACGATGCTTTGGCCGAGATCTGGACAGGGTTGATCGAAGAACATGGCAGTTCCAACGCCAAAGTCGCCCTCATGGTCTGGGGGGATCCAAGCCTCTATGACAGCACGCTGCGCATTGCCGAACGCGTCGCAACGAAGGGTATCAGCCTAAACACCCGCGTCGTGCCCGGCATTACGTCTTTGCAAATGCTGACCGCTGCCCACGCGATCCCGTTGAACACTTTGGGCGCTCCGGTGCAGATCACGACTGGTCGCCAGTTGCGCGATCATGGCTGGCCAGAGAGCGTGGATACTTTGGCAGTCATGCTGGATGGCGAATGTTCGTTTCAGCATGTCTTGGACGTTCCCGCGACGATCTATTGGGGTGGTTATGTGGGCATGCCGCAGCAGATTCTGCGCTCGGGAGAGCTGTCGGATCAATGTGACGAGATCATTGAAACCCGCGCAAAAGCCCGTGCTGAAAACGGCTGGATTATGGATATTTATCTATTGCGTCGCACCGCCTAG
- a CDS encoding ABC transporter ATP-binding protein, which translates to MSFGDLEVLKGVSLTAHEGDVISILGSSGSGKSTFLRCINFLNVPDKGRVVLEGEEVSVRKDAKGNIIGADAKQIQRLRSQLGFVFQSFNLWSHMTVLQNVMEGPVQVLGRPKDEVREEALKVLDEVGIAQKADAYPSQLSGGQQQRVAIARALAMNPKVLLFDEPTSALDPELVGEVLRVMRQLAEQGRTMVVVTHEMGFAREVSNRVIFLHNGRVEEDGPPEQVFENPKSERCKAFLASIL; encoded by the coding sequence ATGAGCTTCGGCGATTTGGAGGTTCTCAAAGGCGTATCGCTCACCGCCCATGAGGGTGATGTGATCTCTATTCTTGGCTCTTCGGGGTCGGGAAAATCCACCTTCCTGCGCTGTATCAATTTCCTGAACGTGCCCGACAAAGGCCGCGTCGTACTTGAGGGCGAAGAGGTCTCGGTGCGTAAAGACGCAAAGGGCAATATCATCGGCGCGGATGCGAAACAGATCCAACGGCTGCGCAGCCAGCTGGGGTTTGTGTTCCAGAGCTTTAACCTCTGGTCTCATATGACCGTTCTTCAGAACGTCATGGAGGGACCGGTTCAGGTCTTGGGGCGCCCCAAAGACGAGGTGCGCGAAGAGGCGCTTAAGGTGCTCGACGAAGTGGGCATCGCGCAAAAGGCCGACGCCTACCCAAGCCAGCTTTCCGGCGGCCAGCAACAGCGTGTCGCCATCGCGCGCGCCTTGGCGATGAACCCCAAGGTTCTTTTGTTTGATGAACCGACCTCGGCGCTCGATCCGGAACTGGTCGGCGAAGTGCTGCGCGTCATGCGCCAATTGGCCGAACAAGGGCGCACCATGGTGGTTGTGACCCACGAGATGGGCTTTGCCCGCGAAGTCAGCAACCGCGTTATTTTCCTGCACAACGGCCGCGTCGAAGAAGACGGCCCGCCCGAGCAGGTCTTTGAAAATCCGAAATCAGAGAGATGTAAGGCCTTTCTGGCCAGCATCCTGTGA